Proteins encoded in a region of the Drosophila busckii strain San Diego stock center, stock number 13000-0081.31 chromosome 2L, ASM1175060v1, whole genome shotgun sequence genome:
- the LOC108601229 gene encoding lipase 1, whose translation MLRFVGCLICLCWQANFIYADIAKYADSIIEDARLRSPELIRKYGYPVELHSINAKDGFQLTAHRIPKPGAQPVLLVHGLEDSSSGWLLLGPNTSFAYLLSDRGYDVWLLNTRGNRYSRKHSKYHLLNPQFWDFSFHQLGIYDLPATIDYIIANTNFKQLHYVGHSQGTTSFFVMGSERPAYMKKILLMQALAPVAYWNNIDNPYYLLVAPYINALVRLFHSVGIHELPPENEVWRELAYQLCSFAFKNTCTYIVMELMGWDLNQFNDTAIPLILGHYPAGSSVKSFGHYGQTIHRKEFAKYDYGPLQNRKLYGSDTPPKYKLGNVDCKVALYYGNNDYLAAVKDVQRLSRELGNVVHDELLAYKKFNHLDFVFGKDVKKLLYNSMFEVMAKVESGLLTNENKSMGTIVTTRPKLNKGTTNYRSYLTLK comes from the exons ATGCTGCGATTTGTTGGCTGTTTGATTTGCCTATGCTGgcaagcaaattttatatatgcggATATAGCCAAGTATGCTGACTCAATTATAGAAGATGCGCGTCTAAGATCG CCCGAGCTTATAAGGAAATATGGTTATCCAGTGGAGCTGCATAGCATAAATGCTAAGGATGGTTTTCAGCTGACAGCGCATCGCATACCCAAGCCAGGCGCACAGCCTGTGCTGCTGGTGCATGGCCTGGAGGACAGCTCCAGCGGCTGGTTATTGCTGGGGCCCAATACGTCGTTTGCCTATTTGCTAAGTGATCGCGGCTATGATGTTTGGCTGCTCAACACGCGTGGCAATCGCTACTCACGCAAACATAGCAAATATCATTTATTGAATCCACAGTTTTGGGACTTTTCATTTCATCAGCTTGGCATTTATGATCTGCCTGCCACTATTGACTATATAATAGCTAATACCAACTTCAAGCAGCTGCATTATGTGGGTCATTCCCAGGGCACCACTTCCTTCTTTGTCATGGGCAGCGAGCGTCCTGCATATATGAAAAAGATTCTGCTGATGCAGGCTCTGGCGCCTGTGGCTTACTGGAATAACATAGATAATCCTTATTACCTATTGGTGGCGCCTTATATAAATGCTCTTGTG cgcCTTTTCCACTCCGTGGGCATACACGAGCTGCCACCGGAGAATGAAGTCTGGAGAGAGTTGGCCTATcagctttgcagctttgccTTCAAGAACACCTGCACCTATATTGTCATGGAGCTTATGGGCTGGGACTTAAATCAGTTCAATGATACCGCCATACCGCTGATATTGGGTCATTATCCTGCAGGCTCCTCAGTCAAATCGTTTGGACACTATGGTCAGACTATACACAGAAAAGAATTCGCCAAATACGACTACGGCCCTTTACAGAATCGCAAGCTCTATGGCAGCGATACGCCGCCTAAATATAAACTGGGCAATGTGGACTGCAAGGTTGCTTTGTATTATGGCAATAACGATTACTTAGCCGCTGTTAAGGATGTGCAGCGCTTGAGTCGTGAGCTGGGCAATGTGGTGCATGATGAGCTGCTGGCCTATAAGAAATTCAATCATTTGGactttgtttttggcaaagaTGTTAAGAAGTTGCTCTACAATAGCATGTTTGAGGTTATGGCGAAAGTGGAGAGTGGACTGctgacaaatgaaaataaatctaTGGGCACTATAGTTACAACGCGaccaaaattaaacaaaggcACAACGAATTACAGAAGTTATCTAACATTAAAGTAG